TTGGATCCTGAGCAAGCAAATACATGCTGCATTTGGCAGTAAAAGGCCAAAAGAAAGATGGAGAAGAGTATGGCTTTGGTAAAACAAAACTCATCTTGCTTTCCAATATCTGTTGGTTGAAGGTATTATCTGCAACATTCATGTAATATAGCCCACCAAAGTAATGGAGAAATGGATAATGATGACAATAGATCATCCATTTATGCATATGCTTTCCTCTGTCAAAGGAAGATGGACAATATTTGAGGTTCCAATTCAATATCTGCGGTTACAAAAAACAAACTAACAATATGTAATTCTTGGTATGAATTGAATTCTAACTTTGCCAAGCTCTTGATGTGAATCGAATTCTAACTTAAATATTCACAGCATGCATTCATTTTCTTGGGGCTCATGCCAGGTAACATATGTTACTAAAGCATTTGTAATGAAAGGTACAAGTCCTACATCAAAATCTCGTGTCTCAAGCTTGCAACATCTCTAgtcgaaagaaagaaaagagctGATTTCTTTCTATGTTCCACTGAACAAAAAGTTTAGCTACACCACTAACCATCCAGCCCAAAAATTGCAAATTAAACGTATGGCATTGTTGCTGCTATTGGCCGTATTAAGAAGGGCCAGAAAAGTACATAGGTAGCTTTGGCCAACAATTCCAAAGGCAAATATGAGCAAGTTTTTAATGGTAGAGGATAAGAAGGGTTAGCATCAGATACATTAAAAGAAACTTATAGAGGTATTTCTTATGTATTTTCCCTAAATTAATGATATGATTATTTTTTTCCTCAACTTCATTTTCCCAGAAAACTAATATGACGCCCTTCAAGAGTTTCATGCTTCAAATTTCTTCGATACCCTAAATGTTGTTTATTTTCAACTAGTGAAAGGAGGCTAAGCTAACTCCAATGTCATTTAGTACGAAATAATGCAATTAATGGGAATTGCAAGATAATCCTCTTTATGGGAAGAGTGAATGTAGCCCAAttttcccctcttttcttttcttttttgggtatttttgtCAATTCCAAAATGTAACATAAATTTTCacgttttgtttcttttaagtAAAACCTACCAATATAAGTAACAGTAAACTTATTTGAATAAGAAGCTTGATAAAATATTGATGTATGAAATATGTTTAAATTATGGCTGCCCATGAGCCATCAATTTTTTCATTATCATTATCAAAATGTAAGACATGTATACAAAGAGCATAGCAAACAGCCAAGCACAAGATTTCATATCAGTACCTGCTGTCACCAAAATTACACTTCTTtacccccctccccccccccagCACATTAATCTTACCTTTAAACTTAAACACAACAGAAAATATAACTACTTATAGGGATTATCCCATTATGCATTTTATCCAGGGAAATCAGGACCATACATTCTAAATATAGTGTCAAAGAACAACTGCATACAATTGTCTGTGATCAAATTCTAccttcataaaaaaaaatcttcaatcCAAAATGATATAAGAGGGAAACCACAATCCAAAAGTGGCTCAGCCCTGAATTGATATTCAAAGTGAAACTCCACTGAAACTAGCTTTTGATGGTTTAATAATATTGTCAAACATTATAGGTTATAACTCCGAAAATTTGAAGAGCTTTTTCTTCTTTGTGGTTGTGTTGTCAATAGTAAGCAAAACTTTTCCTAGCTCAACAATCTTGGAGCTTGCTAGACACCACAGGCTCAGCTGGGGACATTGTCCTTGGATTCTATATCGTCACAACATAGCCAGCTTCCCTATTAGGAACATATTTAGCGGTTACTTCTGGTAGCTTCTAAACGAGGGCGGTGCATTTTCTGCACATATTGGTCAAAATAGCTAAGAATTGAAGAATACTGAGATTTTTATGAAAGAGGATATTTAAAGACGTAACTTTGTGATACGCGTTTGACTGTATTGGTACATAATACAAATTGGTTGTGTTGATGTAAACACTAATACGATGAACAAAGAAAGAATAGGCTTGAAATCGTGAATTAAATTCACTTTAGGTTTCATTTGTCCACTATTAATATGCCGCATTGACAGTGTCGAATCTATtcaataataaaatatatactcgagaaaatataaatttgtaTGTACCAATGAGTAGGATAGTCTTCACAGGGATTGGAGGAATTTGTTTCCTTTCAAGCAAGAATCAAATGTGTAGGGGGGGGGGGTGTTGAATAATTAAAGTAAACAATTAATTCAcactaaaataattaaatagaatTAAACTAAAATCAAGTCAATAAATAGCAAAACACTAGCCAAAGGAGAAACTTTAGAAGTGGTTCACACAATTGCTCGTTCATGCAATGataatttcatttattcattaatAGTTTATAATTGTCAACAAATTCTGACAATCAACTTTTTTTTACTGtatcgatagttaaggtacgattGTTAACTATTTTTCTAATCAGGAAATAACTATAAGTATGACCATAGGATTCAATCTCTTAATCTCTGAGTCTCGCACTTCTGAATTGTGAAACCTCTTTATAACGCACCCGTGCTCAACATCAAATAATCTTTTCAGCAACTCCTTTTAAGTTCTTTTATTCCAAATATCTAAAATACcaacaaaacacaaaacttaAGTAGAATCTacacaaaaaagaaataatctACTAAAATGAAAGGAGAATTGACAAAAACGATATAACAATTTAGTACACTATCAAGCACAAAGGACAAATACCCATTAAGATAAGATAAAACTTGTTTGTCTACAATGTGCACTTATGTGACAAACCGTTTGAACAGTGAAGTGTAGTTTCAGAATACTCTAAAGGTAAAGAATGCTTTCGTATAGCAAAACCAATTCTCCACTTGACCTTATATAGTTAGGATTGTTGTTATTCAAGAGTTGTATCTTGTCAATAATTAAACAATGCTTCAATACCCCGTTTCATCTGAATTTGACAACAATGCATTAACAATTAGATTAATACACAATTATTGCGTTCTGCTACAATATTTTGTTTAGGTGTGCAAGGAACAGGGACATCATGTTAATTTACGTAGACTCAAAATAATCATTATGCTAAAACACTCCTCCCCATCCGATCCTAGACATTTAATAAATGTTTCAAACTGAACTTCAACTTCTGATTTACGTGACTTGAATTTATGCACGACTTCTTCTTTAAAGTGTGAGAAATATACATGACAAGGTCTAATACAGTCATCAATAAGTAACACAAAATATCTCTCACCGCCTAAAGTAGGTGCACCACGTGTTAATTTAATTATGTCAAGTTTTTTATATGACAAACATTATTATTAATAGTTTATCAAGTGTTGGCAGGTTTGCTTAAATTTATTCAGTCGCCAATTTACTTTGCAAGAAATTGATTGAAATCCTTATGTCGAATGGAGTGGAAGACAAAGTTAAAGTTTGTTGCGGCATTGGAATCAAGTCAATGGAATGCCTATAGAGTAATTTCTCGGTAAATCTTGAACttactttacttgaaaattttctaagtcAATGGAGTGTCTATAGGGTAATTTCTCGGTGAATCTTGAACttactttacttgaaaattttctGTTTGACCTCTTTAGGTCATCCTATACCCATTAGGATAAACCCATATTGCCCTATTTACGGCAAGTTCTTAACCAACCTTTAGTTAACCCAACAATGAATTTTGTATTTCATATCCTTCCTTATACATTCTCACCATTATttttgatcttttctttattGCAAAATCTCTTCTGCTTTGGAAAGCTTTTTAAAGTTGACTTGATCCAAATCTCTTGGTACATTTTCTAGTACACTTTTGTGTTTAGACTCAAACTCTTTTCAAATTCGAATGACCATATCCTTCCTTTAGTATACTTCGTTTCTTATAAAAATTGTTGGTCTAATTGCAAGTATTTTTATTTGTGAAGTTTACTTGTGTTGGAACTGTTTTGTTCAGGTCATTATAATGAACCTTGTCTTAATGCTAAACCCTtgaaataaacccaaaaattacatatcaaTCTGTTTATTCCCTCTCTAGGTCGGCCTAGTCAGAACAACACCGTGTAAATCACATAATCACTAGAAATGTGATCCAAAACTTTTGATGTTCTTTCAACTTTAAGAAATAGATCTCTTATTATTTTTATCAGCATGCATGTTGTGCATTTTTATTCCCTTTTTTTCACAATATTGCAACAAATTTAATATCATCATATCATGTATTCTATTTTGATTAACATGTCTAAACCTTTGATGCGAAATATAGAAGTTGACTCAAGCATATATATAGAAATATTAGCATTCTTATTTATTGCCATTACATTGAATTTGAACATATCATTATAAAGATATCTTTTTCCTACAAATATATCAATCTTAGACAGAACAAGTTTATCAGCCTAAAAAATACGTATAAACCAAACTTGTTCAATAAATTACCTGACACTAAATTCTTCATAATTTTTGACACATAGATTACGTTATAAGAGATACAATATTGTCTGAAGTAAATTTTTAGTTTACTTCACCAAATCCTACAACTAGAATGGCGGCAGAATTTCTCATGTATACTATGGTACCATCTTCATCTGGATTCGTGGTCTTGaagaatttttgtttttgtaagTATGTTAAATAGCTCCAAAATCAATCCACCAAGCAAAGCCATCTTCAACAGGATTTCTTTTGGAGATCATTACAACCACATCATTGCTCAAGTGTCGGAAGAATCttgcctttccttttttttttttttaaggattcTGCATTCGGACTTGTAATGTCCTTTTTAGCAGAAGCATTTGCCCttgttcttccttttcttgttgtTGTATTGATTCTTGGACTAATTTCCCTTCTTGCTCCTTGGGATTTGCTTGATTGTTTTTTTTCAATCACATACACTTTGTTGAAATAGTCTTTGTTCTCTTCTTGGACTTGAGAATCCTTTCTGTCTTGCATGAGAATTTCTTTTTCTATACGGATTTAGCAAGGTCTAACTGACTATCTCTCTTGATATTTGCCTTGAGGAGGAAAAGTTTGTGGATGTTGGGTTTATTTGACTTATTGAATTTTTAATAACATCTAACAgttagataaataaataaaaatgatattTACTTTTGATTTCTGGCTGCGTGCCTGTAAGATATACAAATGACTTTCAGATTgctaaaatatcaaattgtcctttttttaaaaaaaaattgtgtaaACTGTTGTTCATATGTTGTTAAACAAGTAAGTGCAATCTTTATAAGAACGAGGATATGGTTGGAATTCGGCTTCAGAAAGTTGTTGACTTGACTTGTGTCGACAATAATTTTGGAGTCATGTCTAGACGTAGAAATCAAGGATGCTTACTATTCATCATTCGCAAAGAAAACTGATTAAGTccataaaattttcatttatttattccaAAGCAATAAAATACATTCAAATGGGCATTCACTTTTTTCGAAGCACTTCAAATCTTAATCAGTAGGAATGAGATCTGCAATACTCATAGAATCTTGATAGGATCCAATAATCAATATAATATGACCAGGCTTTTCTATGATAAGGGCTAATACAAAGAATTATGGCCAAGGCAGTTACTATCACCACATATGAAGCAAAAGAGCTCCAAATGAATGCTACCACATCAATTACGCCATCAACTTCTTTGTCTTGACCACCAACATTTACGGGTTGTGAAGCAATGGGGTCACAACTTCTCTTGATCAATGGTCCACAGAGATCTCGATTTCCACTTTCAATACTTGCAAATTCATTGGACCTTTTTCCAAATTGAAGAATCCCAATAGAGTAACTAGGACCCATTCATCTCCTTCTCATGTTTCAATTGAAAACTTTCCATGTTTGCTTTTTCTCAGAGAAATGAGGCCTGCAATACTCGTAAAATCTAGATAGGATccaataattaatataaaaagaCCATGCTCTTCTATAATAAGGGCTAACGAAAAGAAGTACGACTAGTGCAATCACGATCACCATATATGAAGCAAAAAAGCTCCAAGCGAATGCTGCCACATCAATTGCACCATCAACTTCTATGTCTTGATCACCAACATTTTCAGGGTGTGGAGCAAAGGGGTTACAACTTCTCTTGAGCAATGGTCCACAGAGACCTGGATTTCCTCTATAATTGCTGTCGTCAAAGTTTGCAAACTCCCCTGTATCAGGTGTTCTGCCAGACAAGTTATTGTATGACACATTGAAGATGGACAAGAAGTTCAAGGATGCCAGCTCTGAAGGTATTTCGCCACTGAAATTGTTGTAAGAAAGATCCAAGCTCTCTACTAGGTTCAACATGGAAAGTCTTGAGGGAATAGATCCTTGCAAGTAGTTGTGGGATAAATTTAATGCCCGGATATGACTGAGATCTCCAAATTCAGACAGAATTGCTCCAATCAATTGATTACATGACAAATCAAGTCCAGAAATGAAATTTAATATATTCCCTGTATAGCGTTCGGCTCTACTTTTTGTTGTGAATTCCACTTCTTCTTGCTCGGGAGAAGTTAACATATCCTCACTCACGTACTCGTCAATACCCAATGAATTAGACTTATTGAATCCTATTGGGTTTCCCAATGTAGTGACTATCGTGTCAAGAGGAAGAAATGCATCTGCGGCAAAGTGTCCTCTGCCGAAAGAGATGTTGCTGAAGCATGAAGGTAGTGGCCcagaaaatttattttgagaAAGATCCTTAATTGTTAGTTTCTGCAGCTGACATAAGTGCAAAGGAATATGACCATGCAATTCATCTCCCCCAAATAGAAGAACCCTGAGGTCTCTAAGTTTGCCAATATAGCGTGGTATACCACCAGATAGCTTGTTGTACCTCCAATCAAGTGTCATCAAATTGAAGCTTCCAGACAGCATCTTTGAGATGGATCTTGCGACCATGTTATGGTGCAGGTGGATGAACTTCAAGAACGTAAGTTGGGAGCAAGCTGGTAAAGGTCCGATCAACTGATTTTTGGAAAGGTTAAAAAAACTAAACATCTCAAGATTGCATACAGCATCTGGTAAGTTACCTTCTAGCAAGTTGGCTGACATATCAAGAGAATACAATAATGAAAAATTTCCAATCCAACTAGGAATTCTGCCCCGAAAACCATTATTGGAGCAACTAatcttggttaggttgaaagggtgtcttAGATTTGATTCCATCAAATATTTgcctttcctttcttcaacAGTGACTCCTGAATCCTTTGTTCTGGTTTTCAAAGATTTGGAGTCATCTAAAAGGGatgttaatttttatttatttattttaaaaaaatattttgggtgacttggCACACttaaactcaataccaagtagTGACTCTTATTTTTTcctaaaaaccctttttagactgttattttgggccaaaaccgTTGCATATTTTAAGTTCCATTTTAGgctcttttcctttatttattttctaatatcaaaaaattaattttcaaataaaaaatattaataaaaaaatataattttttctaacacctaaaaattcatttttttcattctttcaaTACTAAAAATTTATTTCATCAAAAATCATTCTTTTAATACCTAaatcaattttattatttttcaaaaaaaaagggggcaTGTCAATAATAGGATATGGACCTTTCTTGTGACTAATTGCAAATGTTCCAAGTTGTTTCAATTGCTAATATCCTATTCTAAATCAAGAAATTGGGCTTGCATCAATCTACTTTGCATGAAGAGTTAAATTCTGTAATTCTGGAAGTGGACAAGGATCTTGAGTTCGAGTCAAgtacttgagcttgatcatactCGCAAGAAAATCGAGTCGATCTTGAATTTTCAAGCAATTTTTCGAATTCGAGTCTGAACTCCATTTCTGCTACTTGGTGGAGCTCGAGCAATATATCTCTActgtcgagtcgagctcgagtataacGATATTCGCACTCGACTCAACTCGATTACATCCCCATCTATAACTAGCCATTGGAGgatatttttttgtttaaaacaacTTATGTCGGCTCTTGGACGATTTTCAATTAACATTTGTAGGGGTCTTTTGGAAATGGTAAAATTGTAAAAGTATTGATAAAACAAAGGTTACAAGTGTGTGTTGCAATTAAAATATACTATTATTAGTTTTGTCATATTTGATGACTATTTCTTTCGATAATGTACTATTATTTATCCAATAAAAAATCCTCTCTAACCACAAACGCCAAATACCCACGCGATGCGTGAGCACTCCCCCTAATTTATAGAATTATAGTAAAGTTTAATGGTTGAAAATGTCTTATTTGACTAACTAATCTCTCTCGCAATTGCCCATAATTGCACCAATGCCCTTTTATTATAGGACTTGTGATGTCAACCCGCTATATTATAGGGATAACTTTTCTATACATTgtttatgtgtaattttttttttttacactaacaAATTTAGATCATGTCACGTAACATGAattcaaaaaattgaaattcaaatcatgcacATGTGATATTCATCCAAAATTGCTAATGTAAAAATATTACTACACTATTTGTGTATAAAAAGTTAATCCATATTatagtctatatatatatatatatagggcaAAAAACCGCGGTGGTTTTCAAACTTTCAACTTTGTACACTTTTAGTCTTTCAACTAATAAGTGCGTAAACGTAGTccttcaattaataaaaatgTGTAATCATAGTCCTTCCATCTAATTTAACTGTTAAGATGGACAGGAAGATACAAATATGGTACAAaaaataaagggataatttcagaaacctcccttgaggtttttaacaatttcatttagctcccttgatgttttaaaaattacatatacatcccttatcatttaaaatgacaatactacccttgaatatttaatgaaatttcctTGTTTGGTATGTTTATatttagaataaatttttttttattttttttccttcttattccttttttttttaattttttgccaataaaactATGAAACTATCACTATTATCTCAAGTTTCTATTGCAATCAAATGTCcaattagtgattttttttatgagttaactttatatgcaatccaatgtttttgctgatcttcattttctattttttggtattaaataacaataaatcaaaagaaaatggtCCAAAATCACtattaaattatgataatccagctatttgaaaaattcataaacaCTACATGAATTATTtgaacattttcttttctatcttataaatttaaatccataataaaataccatcaaaagtatcctattatagtgataaaattattattattgccGTTTATCAATAGTAGGTACGAATATGAAAAATTGGGCACctttttattataattatactagataatcttataattatatagggaagtaaattaaaactcattgcacaagggtatttttggaaattcatttaaaaatttgaccaaatcaatattattttaagattttgttactaaactatcaaatcaagggaAGTAGGTGTAATTTTCCAAACATTAGGGAGCTGagtgaaatttttagaaacCTCTAGGGAGTTTTTTGTAATTATCCCTaaaataaatgtcatgtgagcATTGTGTGATGTGTTTCAAATTGGATGGAAGGACTACAATtacatatttttattaattagagGACTACATTTACGTACTTATTAGTTGGAGGACTAAAAGTGCGCAAAGTAGAAAGTTTGAAGACCATCGCAGTTTGGGGGGGGATGGGGCGCAGATTTGATTTGAGTTAACCCATTTTATCAAGttagaaatagtttgaactGCTCTAATTTTCATATTGATAcgaattttttgtaaaaaaaaataattagtgaAATATACACAAATTTTACAAGTTAATTAAACTaataaatcaagaaataaaaatcaTTTACTTGCTGTGCCACATTTTGTTAATCGTTTAGTGGCTAATGTTGAAACCTCAAAATATAAGGGTTTTGAGTTTTAATCCCCCTCTCCTCTCCCTACATTgctagaaaaaggaaaacaaaaagttgaGCGACTGTACAATTTGGCCATTTGTATTGCAAAATGGGAACTTGATCATTCATTTGCTTTTGACCAATTAAAAATTATCCAAAGCCGCTCTAATCTTCATCTTCATACAttaattagtaaaaaaaattaaggcTACTCAGAAACGAAATagtaattgtgcaaataaagaaaattaaaccacaaaaaatgagaaaaaaaaaagctgcaGTGCAAAATATATTGTTGATGGTCTCAACTCTTTctaatttgtttcattttcattgctgcACTCCCTTCCCCAAGATTAACTCTATTGgaaaataaatattaatttCCACAAATAGAAAGGAATGCTGAAACTAACAAACACATAATCAACAtgttaaaatttattttgtctGACCAAGAATTCAGTTTATTATTGTTTCTGGTTATGGACATGAACCCATTGTGGGAGCAAAAGCAACTAATTGTGTTCTGTGGCACTAATATTTTCAATCTTTATGAGAACAAGAATATGATTGAAATTTGCTTCATTTATTCTGAATCAACAACATAGATTCATATGGGACTTCACTTCGAAGTACTTAAAAGTCTGAAccagtactttttttttttgggatgatAGTGGAAAAGTCCACTTTTATTGTCACTCTACAGTGTTGGACATGAGAATTTCACCTCATAGAGTTCCTCTTTCGATGCTTGCAAATTCATTGGACCTTTTCCAAATTCGAGAATCTCAATAGAGAAACTAGGACCAATTCATCTCCTTCTCATGTTCCAATTAAACACTTTCCATGTTTGTTTTTTCTCTAAGGAACGAGACCTGCAATACTCATAGAATCTAGATAGGATCCAATAATCAATATAAAAAGACCATGCTCTTCTATAATAAGGGCTAACATAAAGAATTACCACTAATGAAATCACGATAACCATATATGAAGCAAAAAAGCTCCAAGCGAATGCTGCCACATCAATTGCACCATCAACTTCTTTGTCATGATCACCAACATTTTCAGGGTGTGGAGCAAAGGGGTTACAACTTCTCTTGAGCAATGGTCCACAGAGACCTGGATTTCCTCTATAATTGCTGTCGTCAAAGTTTGCAAACTCCCCTGTATCAGGTGTTCTGCCAGACAAGTTATTGTATGACACATTGAAGATGGACAAGAAGTTCAAGGATGCCAGCTCTGAAGGTATTTCGCCACTGAAATTGTTGTAAGAAAGATCCAAGCTCTCTACTAGGTTCAACATGGAAAGTCTTGAGGGAATAGATCCTTGCAAGTAGTTGTGGGATAAATTTAATGCCCGGATATGACTGAGATCACCAAATTCAGACGGAATTGCTCCAATCAATTGATTACATGACAAATCAAGTCCAGACATGAAATTTAATATATTCCCTGTATAGCGTTCGGCTCTACTTTTTGTTGTGAATTCCACTTCTTCTTGCTCGGGAGAAGTTAACACATCCTCACTCACGTACTCGTCAATACCCAATGAATTAGACTTATTGAATCCTATTGGGTTTCCCAATGTACTGGTTGTCATGTCAAGAGGAAGAAATGCATCTGCGGCAAAGTGTCCTCTGCCGAAAGAGATGTTGCTGAAGCATGAAGGTAGTGGCCcagaaaatttattttgagaAAGATCCATAATTGTTAGTTTCTTCAGCTGACATAAGTGCAAAGGAATATGACCATGCAATTCATTTCCCCCCAATAGAAGAACCCTGAGGTCTCTAAGTTTGCCAATATAGCGTGGTATACCACCAGATAGCTTGTTGTACCTCAAATCTAGTGTCATCAAATTGAAGCTTCCAGACAGCATCTTTGATATGGATCCTGAGATCATGTTATGGTGCAGGTGGATGAACTTCAAGAACGTAAGTTGGGAGCAAGCTGGTAAAGGTCCGATCAACTGATTTTTGGAAAGGTCCAAAAAACTAAGCATCTCAAGATTGCATACAGCATCTGGTAAGTTACCTTCTAGCAAGTTGGCTGACATATCAAGAGAATCCAAAGATGAAAAATTTCCAATCCAACTAGGAATTCTGCCCCGAAAACCATTATTGGAGATGTCCAGATAAGTAATCAATCCATTTGGAAATAATGCATCCGAAATGCTCCCAGTGAAATTGTTATTATCCAAGTAAAGCAATTCTGGGCCTGTAACATTCATGAACCTAGAAGGGAAATTCCCATCCAGATTGTTATAAGATAACACCAGGCTTGTAAGCATGAAACATCCAGTTGCAATTTGATCTGGCACTTCCCCTGATAACCTGTTATGGGACAAATCCATGGACCCTAATTCTGTCACGTTTCCCAGTGATTGGGGGATATTGccttcaagaaaatttcttgacaaaTTCAAGTGGCTCAGATATGGAAATAATAAACCCATATGATGAGGAACCTTACCGCTGACCTCATTGTTTGAGATGTCTAACCGGATTAGATTTAATCCTGGAGAGTCATCCAGTAGAAATGGACCCCTAAAATAGTTATTCATTAATTCGAGAGTTTCCAAGTGTGTATTATTTTGCAGAAGCCAAGTAGGAATCTGGCCGACTAACTTATTTGAAGAAAGATCAAGAAGCTGTATTTCTTTCTGATAGAGCAGAAAACTTGGGATTTTTCGAGTCTGATTGTTCAAGTTGCAGCCAGATAAATAGAGAACCTTTAGCTGAAATGGTGGGGGGAGAGGAAGATTCTCAGTGTCGACATGTAAATCATTGCTTTGAGGTACAAGTTCGAACACCTGAAGCTTCGAATGGTTGGCCAAAGAACTGAAAGAGAAAGAACCTCCAAAAGGGTTACCAGAGAGGGAGAGAAACTCAAGGTGTATGAGAGGAGTAATAAGAGCTGCAGGTATGTTGCCGCTAAGTTTATTTTCGGAGAGATCAAGAAGTCGAAGAGATGTCAAGTTGCTGAAGCACATAGGAATAGACCCGTTAAATTCATTCCGACCTAGTTCAAGTTCATGGAGATTCTTCAAACTGCAAATTCCTGCCCAGAAAACCAGTTCCTTATAAACTTTTCATACAGTAATTGTTGATGATAGGTATGAATTGTCAATACATAGCCAATTCAGAAACCATGAAATCATATCTTACACACAAAAATACTGAAATGTTGTTGTCAATTTTCAGTCCGTTCTCAATCAACCTTTTAAAAGTAAATAGCAACTTTAAGCGAAAAAAGTGAGCCTTTCATAGCCTAGATTATTACCTTGAAGGATGGAGGAATCATTCATACCGATGCCACTCAAAGACAAGGCTTTAAGGGAAGTTAAAACCTCAATGTCTGAGAGTGTGTTAAAGCTTGTATCTTCAAGATTGAGTAGC
This portion of the Coffea eugenioides isolate CCC68of chromosome 11, Ceug_1.0, whole genome shotgun sequence genome encodes:
- the LOC113752307 gene encoding receptor-like protein 9a, which gives rise to MVARSISKMLSGSFNLMTLDWRYNKLSGGIPRYIGKLRDLRVLLFGGDELHGHIPLHLCQLQKLTIKDLSQNKFSGPLPSCFSNISFGRGHFAADAFLPLDTIVTTLGNPIGFNKSNSLGIDEYVSEDMLTSPEQEEVEFTTKSRAERYTGNILNFISGLDLSCNQLIGAILSEFGDLSHIRALNLSHNYLQGSIPSRLSMLNLVESLDLSYNNFSGEIPSELASLNFLSIFNVSYNNLSGRTPDTGEFANFDDSNYRGNPGLCGPLLKRSCNPFAPHPENVGDQDIEVDGAIDVAAFAWSFFASYMVIVIALVVLLFVSPYYRRAWSNEFASIESGNRDLCGPLIKRSCDPIASQPVNVGGQDKEVDGVIDVVAFIWSSFASYVVIVTALAIILCISPYHRKAWSYYIDYWILSRFYEYCRSHSY
- the LOC113754213 gene encoding receptor-like protein 9a isoform X2 — encoded protein: MRGHSILIALWALVVSLILDGRQLCLGCFLEEKLALLDFKASLNETENAHLILPSWTGKGGDGANTDCCTWERVKCSNITGRIVELQLSDLRKKMVEESLGDYSRDWYLNISTFISLKGLRALDLSGNVFQSEVTGCRNWAKLQNLESLYLDWNKFNNSIIPFITAITKLKRLSLAGLQLEGLFPLEELKLENLKLLNLEDTSFNTLSDIEVLTSLKALSLSGIGMNDSSILQGICSLKNLHELELGRNEFNGSIPMCFSNLTSLRLLDLSENKLSGNIPAALITPLIHLEFLSLSGNPFGGSFSFSSLANHSKLQVFELVPQSNDLHVDTENLPLPPPFQLKVLYLSGCNLNNQTRKIPSFLLYQKEIQLLDLSSNKLVGQIPTWLLQNNTHLETLELMNNYFRGPFLLDDSPGLNLIRLDISNNEVSGKVPHHMGLLFPYLSHLNLSRNFLEGNIPQSLGNVTELGSMDLSHNRLSGEVPDQIATGCFMLTSLVLSYNNLDGNFPSRFMNVTGPELLYLDNNNFTGSISDALFPNGLITYLDISNNGFRGRIPSWIGNFSSLDSLDMSANLLEGNLPDAVCNLEMLSFLDLSKNQLIGPLPACSQLTFLKFIHLHHNMISGSISKMLSGSFNLMTLDLRYNKLSGGIPRYIGKLRDLRVLLLGGNELHGHIPLHLCQLKKLTIMDLSQNKFSGPLPSCFSNISFGRGHFAADAFLPLDMTTSTLGNPIGFNKSNSLGIDEYVSEDVLTSPEQEEVEFTTKSRAERYTGNILNFMSGLDLSCNQLIGAIPSEFGDLSHIRALNLSHNYLQGSIPSRLSMLNLVESLDLSYNNFSGEIPSELASLNFLSIFNVSYNNLSGRTPDTGEFANFDDSNYRGNPGLCGPLLKRSCNPFAPHPENVGDHDKEVDGAIDVAAFAWSFFASYMVIVISLVVILYVSPYYRRAWSFYIDYWILSRFYEYCRSRSLEKKQTWKVFNWNMRRR
- the LOC113754213 gene encoding receptor-like protein 9a isoform X1, translating into MRGHSILIALWALVVSLILDGRQLCLGCFLEEKLALLDFKASLNETENAHLILPSWTGKGGDGANTDCCTWERVKCSNITGRIVELQLSDLRKKMVEESLGDYSRDWYLNISTFISLKGLRALDLSGNVFQSEVTGCRNWAKLQNLESLYLDWNKFNNSIIPFITAITKLKRLSLAGLQLEGLFPLEEFYRLENLELLDLSRTRFSGSLSFAELKLENLKLLNLEDTSFNTLSDIEVLTSLKALSLSGIGMNDSSILQGICSLKNLHELELGRNEFNGSIPMCFSNLTSLRLLDLSENKLSGNIPAALITPLIHLEFLSLSGNPFGGSFSFSSLANHSKLQVFELVPQSNDLHVDTENLPLPPPFQLKVLYLSGCNLNNQTRKIPSFLLYQKEIQLLDLSSNKLVGQIPTWLLQNNTHLETLELMNNYFRGPFLLDDSPGLNLIRLDISNNEVSGKVPHHMGLLFPYLSHLNLSRNFLEGNIPQSLGNVTELGSMDLSHNRLSGEVPDQIATGCFMLTSLVLSYNNLDGNFPSRFMNVTGPELLYLDNNNFTGSISDALFPNGLITYLDISNNGFRGRIPSWIGNFSSLDSLDMSANLLEGNLPDAVCNLEMLSFLDLSKNQLIGPLPACSQLTFLKFIHLHHNMISGSISKMLSGSFNLMTLDLRYNKLSGGIPRYIGKLRDLRVLLLGGNELHGHIPLHLCQLKKLTIMDLSQNKFSGPLPSCFSNISFGRGHFAADAFLPLDMTTSTLGNPIGFNKSNSLGIDEYVSEDVLTSPEQEEVEFTTKSRAERYTGNILNFMSGLDLSCNQLIGAIPSEFGDLSHIRALNLSHNYLQGSIPSRLSMLNLVESLDLSYNNFSGEIPSELASLNFLSIFNVSYNNLSGRTPDTGEFANFDDSNYRGNPGLCGPLLKRSCNPFAPHPENVGDHDKEVDGAIDVAAFAWSFFASYMVIVISLVVILYVSPYYRRAWSFYIDYWILSRFYEYCRSRSLEKKQTWKVFNWNMRRR